A section of the Candidatus Desulfarcum epimagneticum genome encodes:
- a CDS encoding HPr family phosphocarrier protein, with product MNSNRGENDGARSGRAVVPNALGLHARAAAKIAAISGRARGNVWLWREEERADAKSIVDMLILACARGTEVAVSIENEKDAGVLSEIIKTIEAGFGE from the coding sequence ATGAATTCTAACCGCGGGGAAAACGACGGCGCGCGGTCCGGCCGGGCGGTGGTGCCCAACGCGCTGGGCCTTCACGCCAGGGCCGCGGCCAAAATCGCGGCCATTTCCGGCCGCGCCCGGGGAAACGTGTGGCTGTGGCGGGAAGAGGAGCGGGCGGACGCCAAAAGCATAGTGGACATGCTGATCCTGGCCTGCGCCCGGGGGACCGAAGTGGCCGTCTCCATTGAAAACGAAAAGGACGCCGGCGTTTTGTCTGAGATTATCAAAACCATTGAGGCGGGATTCGGAGAATAA
- the ptsI gene encoding Phosphoenolpyruvate-protein phosphotransferase, translated as MSEKNDREIILKGIGASPGICIGQAYLIDREGVDLIPKYSIGDAHVHREENRFKAAVKKAAGELRAIIEDMPEEFRRHSGILEAHMELLRDKTLYGKTLETIKSERLNAEWALKKVATGIKDIFQDMSDAYFKQRGEDISHVSDRIMRNLTGARRVEINKINKRVILVAGELSPAETSQIQLEKIKGVITDAGGLTSHASIMTRSLEIPFVPGLENATRLIKNDDIIIVDGNAGVAIVHPEEKTLIEYEERGSRYEKLKTDITRKSALPADSVDGVRIKIMGNIELPEEVFSVKSYGGDGIGLYRTEFQYMNRADFPNEDELFDKYQDVVSVMAPHPVVIRTLDVNGDKTVAAAPERAEKNPALGLRAIRYCLKNADIFKTQLRAILRASAFGRVRVLFPMISTLEEVVRAKNLLSEAARSLEKDGLKFDRDIETGVMIEVPSAVVMADLLAGEVDFFSVGTNDLIQYTFAIDRDNKDVAYLYNPLHPAIIRMLKDLSDAARAGGIDIFMCGEMAADPFNFPILLGLGLDELSMNPQSIPAAKETARGIDTRRAREFVKKALEKKSAAEIHELIQNEYGPMMEQRLNR; from the coding sequence ATGAGCGAAAAAAACGACCGGGAAATCATCCTCAAAGGCATTGGGGCCTCCCCCGGCATATGCATTGGACAGGCCTACCTCATTGACAGGGAAGGCGTTGATTTAATTCCGAAATATTCCATCGGCGACGCCCATGTTCACCGGGAGGAAAACCGCTTCAAGGCCGCGGTGAAAAAAGCGGCCGGCGAGCTGCGCGCCATCATTGAGGACATGCCCGAGGAGTTCCGGCGTCATTCCGGAATCCTGGAGGCGCACATGGAGCTGTTGAGGGACAAGACCCTTTACGGCAAAACCCTTGAGACTATAAAATCGGAGCGTCTCAACGCCGAATGGGCGCTGAAAAAGGTCGCCACCGGGATCAAGGACATTTTCCAGGACATGTCCGACGCCTATTTCAAGCAGAGGGGAGAGGACATCAGCCATGTGTCGGACCGGATCATGAGGAATCTGACCGGGGCCCGGCGCGTGGAGATCAACAAAATCAACAAGCGGGTCATCCTGGTGGCCGGCGAGCTTTCCCCGGCCGAGACCAGCCAGATTCAGCTGGAAAAGATCAAGGGAGTCATCACCGACGCCGGGGGCCTGACCTCCCACGCCAGCATCATGACCCGGAGCCTGGAGATCCCCTTTGTGCCGGGGCTTGAAAACGCCACCCGGCTGATCAAAAACGACGACATCATCATTGTGGACGGAAACGCCGGGGTGGCGATCGTTCATCCGGAGGAAAAAACCCTCATCGAATATGAGGAGCGGGGAAGCCGGTACGAAAAGCTCAAGACGGACATCACCCGGAAAAGCGCCCTTCCCGCCGACTCCGTCGACGGGGTCCGGATCAAGATCATGGGAAACATTGAGCTTCCCGAGGAGGTGTTTTCCGTCAAAAGCTACGGCGGGGACGGAATCGGCCTGTACCGCACCGAGTTCCAGTATATGAACCGGGCCGATTTCCCGAATGAGGATGAGCTGTTTGACAAGTACCAGGATGTGGTCTCGGTCATGGCGCCCCACCCGGTCGTCATCCGCACCCTGGACGTCAACGGGGACAAAACCGTGGCCGCCGCGCCGGAAAGGGCCGAGAAAAACCCGGCCCTGGGGCTTCGGGCCATCCGGTACTGCCTCAAAAACGCCGACATATTCAAAACCCAGTTAAGGGCCATTTTGCGGGCGTCGGCGTTCGGCCGGGTCCGGGTCCTTTTTCCCATGATCTCCACCCTGGAGGAAGTCGTCAGGGCCAAAAACCTGCTGAGCGAGGCCGCCCGGAGCCTGGAAAAAGACGGCCTGAAATTTGACCGCGACATCGAGACAGGCGTCATGATCGAGGTGCCCTCCGCCGTGGTCATGGCCGATCTTCTGGCCGGGGAGGTGGATTTTTTCAGCGTCGGCACCAACGATCTGATCCAGTACACCTTCGCCATCGACCGGGACAACAAGGACGTGGCCTATCTGTACAACCCCCTTCATCCGGCCATCATCAGAATGCTTAAAGATCTCTCGGACGCGGCCCGGGCCGGCGGGATTGATATTTTCATGTGCGGGGAAATGGCCGCCGATCCCTTTAATTTCCCCATACTCCTGGGACTGGGGCTGGACGAGCTGAGCATGAACCCCCAGTCCATCCCGGCCGCCAAGGAGACCGCCCGGGGAATCGACACCCGGCGGGCCCGTGAATTTGTGAAAAAAGCCCTTGAAAAAAAGAGCGCCGCCGAAATTCACGAACTGATTCAAAACGAATACGGGCCCATGATGGAGCAGCGATTAAACCGATAA
- the smpB gene encoding SsrA-binding protein produces the protein MSRNEHIKIVSENRKARHNYVIGDKFEAGLALLGTEVKSIRMGRANLKDSHVKIRNGEAFVHQMHIGPCPFAFYDNHDPFRTRKLLLNRSEIRRLGIKIKERGFSLIPLTLYFKNGKAKLSIALARGKRKYDKRESIKRRDAKREMDRQRKEDGR, from the coding sequence ATGAGCAGAAACGAGCATATCAAAATAGTGTCTGAAAACAGGAAGGCCCGGCACAATTATGTGATCGGGGACAAGTTTGAGGCGGGCCTGGCTCTTTTGGGAACAGAGGTCAAATCCATACGAATGGGCCGGGCCAACCTGAAGGATTCCCACGTCAAAATAAGAAACGGCGAGGCGTTTGTCCACCAGATGCATATCGGCCCGTGCCCCTTCGCTTTTTACGATAACCATGACCCCTTCAGGACCCGGAAACTGCTTTTGAACCGAAGCGAGATCCGGCGCCTCGGGATCAAGATAAAGGAAAGGGGGTTTTCCCTGATTCCCCTGACCCTTTACTTTAAAAACGGAAAAGCCAAGCTTTCCATCGCCCTGGCCCGGGGAAAACGCAAATACGACAAGCGGGAGTCCATCAAAAGGCGGGACGCCAAACGGGAGATGGATCGCCAGAGAAAGGAAGACGGGCGCTGA
- a CDS encoding Biotin carboxyl carrier protein of acetyl-CoA carboxylase, with product MAPKKTEVRAPMSGIFYRKPSPDQPSYVKVGDEVKKKQVIALLETMKVFQKVKAPTSGVISEIIPENETPLKDNELMFVIEAN from the coding sequence ATGGCCCCGAAAAAAACAGAAGTCAGAGCCCCCATGTCGGGAATTTTTTACCGAAAACCATCCCCGGATCAGCCCTCCTATGTGAAGGTGGGCGACGAGGTGAAAAAAAAACAGGTGATCGCCCTTCTGGAAACCATGAAGGTGTTTCAAAAAGTCAAGGCCCCGACCAGCGGGGTGATCTCGGAAATTATCCCTGAAAACGAAACCCCTTTGAAAGACAACGAGTTGATGTTTGTCATTGAAGCGAACTAA
- a CDS encoding putative CHAT domain-containing protein (Evidence 3 : Putative function from multiple computational evidences), translating to MCIRNHLMKKTARAALLVFLLFFPASMSLADESPAPPDGETGCFPLLENLSSKAADAYRRGDYAKGAAFAEKAHDHAVGCLGKTHPATLESMNNLAALYDVQGRYEKAEPLYREALALYEKMFGTDDPATLTFVNNLASLYDSRGLYDKAGPLYQKALENRERILGPGHPDTLASMNGLAGLRHSRGEYEKARSLYERALALREKFLGPEHPDTLASMNVLAGANYALGRYEHAEALYKKAIETRKKIMGKENPDSATFMNRAAASQGFETRYADAHPLPGEPWETRGKILKKEDIHTISSMHNLAFLHQGRGDYEKAEPLYQEALRLREKNLGPDHPDTLASMDSLAGLLFSRDRHREAEPLYKRAMDIRKEKFGDAHPATLASMNNLAFLYQTLGLYHKAEPLYQEELRIREKIFEKDHPDTLASMNVLAFLHQIQGRLEEAEILYADALSSYRRALGEKHPDTLAAINNLAAIYYSQGRYDEAEPLYKEALELREEIYEKDNPETLLFRLNYILLTLNMNKTRAAFELLKQTEARLISASADRLGKLSGNRDTKLFLYALSNFQDVALSLAVKFPQREYKDYAAGVIFRWKQAYAREQAAAGRLFYLENQDSYQEKTRLAREFADAFHDPESGPAGTKRAGDRLAEAIGRLKAKTRDFVSPPASLEGDLRQALARLPGKSAILEFRQARHIDFETGKPGKLYFAACLLSASPTSRGADFAYIGESEDIIQTLMESGGRTENLWGTLMGPFENRLKDIDTLFVAPDGFLTLIPFSSLRTPDGEYLARRFRLSRLLSGRDIMESRRPWGSSDALSIFGAPDYGPFEPDPASASGPAPLNSRIAGEFRQGLEPLALGKREAGKIAMFYADIAGGGYGRTLLKIGRQASESDLKNMETPPRAIHFSTRCFYLPGISENDLKNASYDEASLSSAGLALSGANRGIQGVLDASGEDGLLYDMEISRLNLVGTELASVSSCLPGENAMDYSQGVYELARAFKTAGAASVLIPIRPVGDEMSKEFMTKFYEIWITSPEDIPPAEALSRTRRYFMNHSDEKYRAPGMWSPYVVIDGHIPSRGAMGR from the coding sequence ATGTGTATCCGAAACCATCTGATGAAAAAAACCGCCCGGGCCGCCCTGCTTGTTTTTTTGCTTTTTTTCCCGGCCTCCATGTCCCTGGCCGATGAGAGCCCCGCTCCCCCGGACGGGGAGACCGGCTGTTTTCCCCTTCTGGAAAACCTGAGTTCCAAAGCCGCCGACGCGTATCGCCGGGGGGATTACGCCAAAGGCGCCGCCTTTGCCGAAAAGGCCCATGACCACGCCGTCGGCTGTCTGGGCAAAACCCATCCGGCCACCCTGGAATCCATGAACAACCTGGCGGCCCTGTATGATGTCCAGGGCCGCTATGAAAAGGCCGAGCCCCTTTACCGGGAGGCCTTGGCGCTTTACGAAAAAATGTTCGGGACCGATGATCCCGCCACCCTGACGTTTGTCAACAACCTGGCCTCCCTGTACGATTCCCGGGGGCTTTACGACAAAGCCGGGCCCCTGTATCAAAAGGCGCTGGAAAACCGCGAGCGGATACTGGGCCCGGGCCATCCCGACACCCTGGCCTCCATGAACGGCCTGGCCGGCCTGCGTCATTCCCGGGGAGAGTATGAAAAAGCCCGGTCTTTGTACGAAAGGGCGCTGGCGCTCAGGGAGAAATTCCTGGGACCGGAGCATCCCGACACCCTGGCCTCCATGAATGTCCTGGCCGGCGCGAATTACGCCCTGGGACGATATGAGCATGCCGAGGCGCTGTACAAAAAGGCCATTGAGACCCGGAAAAAAATCATGGGCAAAGAAAACCCCGACTCGGCGACATTCATGAACCGGGCGGCGGCGTCCCAGGGTTTTGAGACCCGGTACGCCGACGCCCATCCCCTGCCCGGGGAGCCCTGGGAGACCCGGGGAAAAATACTCAAAAAAGAGGACATCCACACCATTTCCTCCATGCACAACCTGGCTTTTCTTCACCAGGGCCGGGGGGATTATGAAAAAGCCGAGCCGTTGTACCAGGAGGCGCTGCGCTTAAGGGAAAAAAACCTGGGCCCGGACCATCCCGACACCCTGGCCTCCATGGACAGCCTGGCGGGCCTGCTCTTTTCAAGGGACCGCCACCGGGAAGCCGAGCCCCTCTACAAGCGGGCGATGGATATCCGGAAAGAAAAATTCGGGGACGCCCATCCCGCCACCCTGGCCTCCATGAACAACCTCGCCTTTCTCTACCAGACCCTGGGGCTTTATCACAAAGCCGAGCCCCTGTACCAGGAGGAGCTTCGGATTCGGGAAAAAATTTTCGAAAAAGACCACCCCGACACCCTGGCCTCCATGAATGTGCTGGCGTTTCTGCATCAAATCCAGGGCCGCCTTGAGGAGGCCGAAATCCTTTACGCGGACGCGTTGTCGAGTTACCGCAGGGCGCTTGGGGAAAAACATCCCGACACCCTGGCGGCCATCAACAACCTGGCCGCCATATACTATTCCCAGGGCCGCTATGACGAGGCCGAGCCCCTTTACAAGGAGGCCCTGGAGTTAAGAGAGGAAATTTACGAAAAAGACAATCCCGAGACCCTGCTTTTTCGATTGAACTATATCCTTTTGACGCTTAACATGAACAAAACCCGGGCCGCCTTTGAGCTGCTCAAACAGACCGAGGCCCGACTGATTTCCGCCTCGGCGGACCGGCTGGGAAAACTGTCCGGGAACCGGGACACAAAGCTGTTTTTGTACGCCCTGTCCAATTTCCAGGATGTGGCCCTGTCCCTGGCCGTCAAATTTCCCCAGCGTGAATACAAGGATTACGCGGCCGGTGTGATATTCAGATGGAAACAGGCCTACGCCCGGGAACAGGCCGCCGCCGGCCGTCTGTTTTACCTGGAGAACCAGGACTCTTACCAGGAAAAGACCCGGCTCGCCAGGGAATTCGCCGACGCCTTCCATGACCCCGAATCCGGACCGGCCGGGACAAAGCGGGCCGGGGACCGGCTCGCGGAGGCCATCGGCCGGCTTAAAGCGAAAACCCGGGACTTTGTCTCCCCCCCCGCTTCCCTGGAGGGGGATCTCCGTCAGGCGCTGGCCCGGCTTCCGGGAAAAAGCGCCATTCTGGAATTCAGGCAGGCCCGTCATATCGATTTCGAAACCGGAAAGCCCGGCAAGCTGTATTTCGCCGCGTGCCTGCTGTCCGCCTCCCCGACCTCCCGGGGCGCGGATTTCGCCTACATCGGGGAAAGCGAAGACATCATTCAGACGCTCATGGAATCCGGCGGCCGGACGGAAAACCTGTGGGGGACCCTTATGGGGCCGTTTGAAAACCGCCTGAAAGACATTGACACCCTGTTCGTGGCGCCGGACGGATTTTTGACCCTGATCCCCTTTTCGAGCCTGCGGACCCCGGACGGGGAATATCTGGCGCGCCGCTTTCGCCTCAGCCGTCTTTTGTCCGGCCGGGATATCATGGAAAGCCGAAGGCCCTGGGGCTCCTCCGACGCCCTGTCGATCTTCGGCGCGCCGGACTACGGCCCTTTTGAGCCCGACCCCGCTTCCGCTTCCGGTCCGGCGCCGCTCAACAGCCGAATCGCCGGCGAGTTCAGGCAGGGCCTGGAGCCTTTGGCGCTGGGAAAAAGAGAGGCGGGCAAAATCGCCATGTTTTACGCGGACATCGCCGGCGGCGGATATGGCCGGACCCTTCTGAAAATAGGCCGCCAGGCGTCTGAAAGCGATTTAAAAAACATGGAGACGCCCCCCAGGGCCATCCATTTCTCCACCCGGTGTTTTTATTTGCCTGGAATCTCCGAAAACGATCTTAAAAACGCGTCTTATGACGAGGCCTCCCTTTCATCGGCGGGCCTGGCGCTTTCCGGGGCCAACCGGGGCATTCAGGGCGTTTTGGACGCGTCCGGGGAGGACGGCCTGCTTTACGACATGGAAATTTCCAGGCTCAATCTCGTGGGAACGGAGCTGGCCTCGGTCTCCTCCTGCCTTCCCGGCGAAAACGCCATGGACTATTCCCAGGGGGTGTATGAGCTGGCCCGGGCTTTTAAAACAGCCGGCGCGGCCTCGGTTCTGATTCCCATTCGGCCGGTGGGGGATGAGATGTCCAAAGAGTTCATGACGAAATTTTATGAGATATGGATCACATCGCCCGAGGACATCCCGCCGGCCGAGGCGCTTTCCAGAACCCGCCGTTATTTCATGAACCATTCCGATGAAAAATACCGGGCCCCCGGCATGTGGTCCCCTTATGTGGTGATTGACGGCCATATTCCCTCCAGGGGGGCGATGGGGCGTTAG
- a CDS encoding conserved hypothetical protein (Evidence 4 : Unknown function but conserved in other organisms): protein MRQYVIDEMRLDDFDRVKAHLDKRFEASEVEGVYWIELDEDVLSDEQKRHRECRPHCFAVELTPGALSVELLVRSKTFLKCACMAYADPRQRRWLMDRVDAIFEKLEISV from the coding sequence ATGAGACAATATGTCATTGACGAGATGAGGCTTGATGATTTCGACCGGGTGAAGGCCCATCTGGATAAGCGCTTTGAGGCGTCGGAGGTGGAGGGGGTTTACTGGATTGAGCTGGACGAGGACGTTTTAAGCGATGAGCAGAAACGCCACAGGGAATGCCGGCCCCACTGTTTCGCCGTTGAGCTGACCCCCGGGGCGCTGTCGGTGGAGCTTCTGGTCCGGTCCAAGACCTTTTTGAAATGCGCCTGCATGGCCTACGCCGATCCGCGCCAGCGCCGATGGCTGATGGATCGGGTGGACGCCATATTTGAAAAACTGGAGATCTCGGTTTGA
- a CDS encoding 1-acyl-sn-glycerol-3-phosphate acyltransferase, with translation MRFEGRPLDFVSGRTHMIRTFFIAAFTCVCTFVLGIATIISSFFTRTGNFPHLIARAWANAILFVSGVRVTVTGVSHIDPDKSYIYMPNHQGNFDIPVLLGRLPVQFRWLAKEEVFRIPIMGRGMRACGYISIDRSDRQSAFKSLERAVETIRDGTSVVIFPEGTRSVDGKLKSFKKGGFVIAADAGVPIVPVAIHDTWEIMPKKRFLIKPRDVLLEIRAPVDTTGYSRETKNELMEKIRRIIKERLDRGREKTS, from the coding sequence TTGCGCTTTGAAGGACGGCCCCTTGATTTTGTTTCGGGCCGGACGCATATGATTCGCACATTTTTCATCGCCGCGTTCACCTGCGTGTGCACGTTTGTTCTGGGCATCGCCACGATCATCTCCTCTTTTTTCACCCGGACGGGAAACTTTCCCCACCTGATCGCCCGGGCATGGGCGAACGCCATCCTCTTTGTCAGCGGGGTGAGGGTCACGGTGACCGGCGTCTCCCATATCGATCCGGATAAATCGTACATTTACATGCCCAACCACCAGGGCAATTTCGACATCCCGGTTCTTTTGGGCCGACTTCCGGTCCAGTTCAGATGGCTGGCCAAGGAGGAAGTTTTTAGAATACCCATCATGGGAAGGGGCATGAGGGCCTGCGGATACATCAGCATCGACCGGTCCGACCGGCAGTCCGCCTTTAAAAGTCTGGAAAGGGCCGTCGAAACCATCCGGGATGGAACCTCCGTGGTGATATTCCCCGAGGGAACCCGAAGCGTGGACGGAAAACTGAAATCCTTTAAAAAAGGCGGCTTTGTCATCGCCGCGGACGCCGGGGTTCCCATTGTGCCCGTGGCCATCCACGACACATGGGAGATCATGCCCAAAAAAAGATTTTTGATCAAACCCCGGGACGTCCTTCTGGAAATCAGGGCGCCTGTGGACACCACCGGTTACTCCAGGGAAACAAAAAATGAGCTTATGGAAAAAATCAGGCGGATCATCAAAGAGCGTCTTGACAGGGGCCGGGAGAAAACGTCCTGA
- the rnjA gene encoding Ribonuclease J1, which translates to MFRIVPLGGLGEIGLNMMAFEDKESMFIVDAGLMFPEDHMLGVDIVIPDMSYLKKRKEKISGIILTHAHEDHIGAAPYLIREIGAPIFGSSFTLAMLRHKLMEHDLMDSALLYEIDPDQTLKLGNFQAEFIRVSHSVLDGLAIAVRTPLGLVIHTGDFKLSGGGGPDDSTDVEKFIRLGDEGVLALLSDSTNVEKGGHTFSDRKVADTLSEIADEAGGRLIVALFASNIRRVQQIIDMARSRDKRVAINGKSIETSVRIASGLGYIDLGDDVEIDIDRISSLPDDRIVIITTGSQGEPMSALARVANGMHKHIALKKEDTVILSSKFIPGNEKAIANMINNMYRKGVNVIYEKISDIHVSGHGFREELKRMIEYTRPRHFIPIHGEFRHLTLHARLAGRMGIPPERIFRVENGQVIEFSKNGGRIAEKVQTGRVLIDGKGIGDVGRSVLRDRRTLSEEGFVVVNMAFDEETGVIIYGPDVVSRGFVFEMEKGHLLEDAKCVILEIVDEIDPESENRLEKIKSKISASLKSYFSFAIKRRPVILPFIIEL; encoded by the coding sequence ATGTTTAGAATCGTTCCCCTTGGCGGACTCGGCGAGATCGGACTCAACATGATGGCCTTTGAGGACAAAGAATCCATGTTCATTGTGGACGCGGGTCTGATGTTCCCCGAGGACCATATGCTGGGGGTGGATATCGTCATACCGGATATGTCCTACCTGAAAAAAAGAAAGGAAAAGATATCCGGGATCATTCTCACCCATGCCCATGAGGATCACATCGGCGCCGCGCCGTACCTCATCCGGGAAATCGGCGCGCCCATTTTCGGCTCCTCCTTCACCCTGGCCATGCTCAGGCACAAGCTCATGGAGCATGACCTCATGGATTCGGCCCTCCTGTATGAAATTGACCCGGACCAGACCCTGAAGCTGGGGAATTTTCAGGCGGAGTTTATCCGGGTGAGCCACAGCGTGCTGGACGGGCTGGCCATCGCCGTCAGAACCCCCCTTGGCCTTGTGATTCACACCGGGGACTTTAAATTGAGCGGGGGCGGGGGTCCCGACGATTCCACGGACGTGGAGAAATTCATTCGCCTGGGTGATGAGGGGGTCCTGGCCCTTTTGTCCGACTCCACCAATGTGGAAAAAGGCGGGCACACGTTCTCGGACCGAAAGGTGGCCGACACCCTGTCCGAAATCGCGGACGAGGCCGGCGGGCGCCTCATCGTGGCCCTTTTCGCCTCCAACATCCGGCGGGTTCAGCAGATCATCGACATGGCCCGAAGCCGGGACAAAAGAGTGGCCATCAACGGCAAAAGCATCGAGACCAGCGTCAGGATCGCCTCGGGTCTGGGATACATTGACCTGGGAGACGATGTGGAGATCGATATCGACAGGATCAGCTCCCTGCCGGACGACCGGATCGTCATCATCACCACCGGCAGCCAGGGGGAGCCCATGTCGGCCCTGGCCCGGGTGGCCAACGGCATGCACAAGCACATCGCCCTGAAAAAAGAGGACACGGTGATTTTGTCCTCCAAATTCATCCCCGGCAATGAAAAAGCCATCGCCAACATGATCAACAACATGTACCGAAAAGGCGTGAATGTCATTTATGAAAAAATATCCGACATCCATGTCTCCGGACACGGATTCCGGGAAGAGCTGAAGCGGATGATCGAATATACCCGCCCCCGGCATTTCATCCCCATACACGGCGAGTTCCGCCACCTGACCCTGCACGCCCGGCTGGCCGGGCGCATGGGAATTCCTCCCGAAAGAATATTCAGGGTGGAAAACGGCCAGGTCATCGAATTCAGCAAAAACGGGGGGCGAATCGCCGAAAAGGTTCAGACCGGGCGGGTTTTGATCGACGGAAAAGGCATCGGGGATGTGGGCCGGAGTGTTTTGAGGGACAGAAGGACGCTTTCCGAAGAGGGCTTTGTGGTGGTCAACATGGCCTTTGACGAGGAGACCGGGGTGATCATTTACGGACCTGACGTGGTGTCCCGGGGCTTTGTTTTCGAGATGGAGAAGGGCCATCTTCTGGAAGACGCCAAATGCGTCATCCTGGAGATTGTGGATGAGATAGACCCGGAATCGGAAAACAGGCTGGAAAAAATCAAGTCCAAAATATCCGCCTCCCTCAAAAGCTATTTTTCCTTCGCCATCAAGCGCCGCCCGGTGATCCTTCCCTTCATCATTGAGCTATAG